Proteins co-encoded in one Sporosarcina sp. FSL K6-1522 genomic window:
- a CDS encoding tripartite tricarboxylate transporter permease, translated as MSLLVTAILFALIGAIVFSLIGLISGTDETAIMVPLTLLVILLGAPPAAVFSFFMAAVLAKHLTHAVPTALMGIPGDTTAVPLLDHATTLRRMGMPHVALRKMISGGIIGAFIALPTAVLLGQFLGQFADFFKSSAGIIFTLAALLIAYFSKGKWVSVLMIIPFAFFIKSLDLMSFTLLDKHLSISFFLGIAVGPMFADLLFATSSSAKRALERSKPKEYHLAPETKAWKGYFPNPLKILTGRQKFFTAITTFISSLTFVFSPVGMTSLMGEVVGSRTKGAYKKSTTSLTVMNGVTESTYIAEAIIPLIAFGIPLSPVALGPASPLFNAPPVFTVEPVKNLHTYLTSWDFFLYGAIGLIVASLIAYPFSMNYARKASVIVMKFVSQEAIVAMFIGLACLLAFHEAQFVGIALTFTVAAVGGLLNRILGIGAGVQFMVFYASAWIMTALFGF; from the coding sequence ATGAGTTTACTCGTAACCGCCATTTTATTTGCTTTAATTGGAGCGATTGTTTTTTCATTGATTGGATTAATTTCCGGGACAGACGAAACAGCAATCATGGTGCCACTTACTTTATTAGTCATCTTATTGGGCGCTCCGCCAGCAGCTGTTTTTTCGTTTTTCATGGCTGCTGTTCTCGCAAAACATCTAACGCATGCTGTTCCAACGGCATTGATGGGGATTCCGGGTGACACAACTGCAGTCCCATTATTGGACCACGCGACAACATTAAGAAGAATGGGGATGCCCCATGTTGCCCTAAGAAAGATGATTTCTGGCGGCATTATCGGCGCTTTCATCGCCCTACCAACGGCGGTGTTATTAGGACAATTTCTCGGTCAGTTTGCTGATTTCTTCAAATCATCGGCCGGAATAATATTCACGCTCGCGGCTTTATTAATTGCCTATTTCTCAAAAGGTAAATGGGTTAGCGTATTAATGATTATTCCTTTTGCTTTCTTTATTAAAAGCTTGGACTTGATGAGCTTTACGCTATTAGATAAACATTTATCGATCAGTTTCTTCCTAGGAATAGCAGTTGGCCCTATGTTTGCTGATCTTTTATTTGCTACGTCATCCAGCGCTAAACGCGCACTTGAAAGAAGCAAGCCTAAGGAGTACCATCTAGCTCCTGAAACGAAGGCATGGAAGGGGTATTTTCCCAACCCGTTGAAAATACTCACAGGCAGACAAAAGTTTTTCACAGCAATTACGACATTTATTTCCTCCTTAACATTTGTTTTTAGCCCGGTCGGTATGACATCTTTAATGGGCGAAGTTGTAGGATCACGCACAAAAGGTGCTTATAAAAAATCAACAACGAGTTTAACTGTCATGAATGGTGTGACGGAATCTACTTATATCGCAGAAGCGATTATTCCGTTAATTGCTTTCGGGATTCCATTAAGCCCTGTCGCATTAGGCCCAGCTTCCCCATTGTTCAATGCACCACCCGTTTTCACTGTGGAGCCTGTCAAGAACTTGCATACGTACTTGACATCATGGGATTTCTTCCTGTACGGCGCAATCGGTCTGATCGTTGCTTCACTCATTGCTTATCCTTTCTCTATGAACTATGCACGAAAAGCTTCTGTCATTGTCATGAAATTTGTGAGCCAAGAAGCCATTGTTGCCATGTTCATCGGATTGGCTTGTTTGCTTGCTTTTCATGAAGCACAATTTGTCGGTATTGCTCTGACATTTACAGTAGCAGCTGTTGGTGGTCTGTTAAATCGTATTCTTGGTATTGGAGCAGGTGTACAGTTTATGGTGTTCTACGCTTCGGCTTGGATTATGACGGCCTTATTCGGTTTTTAA